The Verrucomicrobium spinosum DSM 4136 = JCM 18804 DNA segment TAGGGGATGGTCAGCACGGGAGTGCCGTCCAGATTGAATTTGACCACCTGGCCCCCCTTGAGATGCGCTGCGTAGATGAACTGCTCCCCATTGGTCTCGTGGATCGCGAGGCCATGGCAGCCGCTGAATTTGGGATCGAAGGACCGGAGGTATTTGCCCTCAGGGGAATAGACCATGATTGAGCGGTCGGTGTCGGTGCTGAAGTAGATAAGTCCTGCCTTGTCCACCACGATGCCACCGTGGGTAGCCCCCAGCACGGCACCGGCACTGGTCGGGATTTCACACCACCCCGCGACGGACTTGAATTGGTGGGTGCCTCCCCCCATTTTCACGTTTTGCGTGACAGACGCGGTATCCGGCGGAGCGACTGCGTTCTGGGCGAGAAGACCGTCATGCGCTTCCAGTGAGAAGGGCGTGAGGGTGACAGCGGCAAGGGCCAGCAAGGTGGATCTCATGAGCATGTTTGGAGTTGGCATAAACGACGACATGGAGCGTATGTACGCAAGTTTCTTCCAGACGTGATATTTTCACATCTTGATGGTGGAAATGACCTTCACCCCCGGGATCTTTTTGCTTGCCGCTGCCAGAGGCTATCGCCAGACTGCGCACGGCCCCGCCAACTGAGCGGAGCCGCATGCACGCAATTCAACCCTATCTGTGATCATGAGCCAGTTTGTTCCTCTCATCTCCTCCGGCGTGGCCGGCCCGCTCGGGGTGCTTCATCTGCCCCGTCTCTGGCAGAAGGCCTCTCTCGAAGCCTCCGGCAAGCTCCACCCTGACTATCCCGGCTGCGGCAAGGGTTACGACCAGATGGTGCTCGACGGCCTCGGCCTGGACCGCGAAGAGTTCCTCGCGTACATCAAGAGCGACAAGCCCACCTATGTGCAGCTCGAGGGCTGGGTGCTCGCCAAGAAGGGGGGCAGTCTCGACAAGGCTGCTGTCCAAACGCTGAACGACGCCATCAAGGGCTACATTCATGACGACGCCACCCGGGCTGCCATCTTGAGCTCCGCTGGCCGTCCAGATGATGGCACCGTGAAGGACGCCATCGGTCTGAACAACCTGGACGACTGGCAGAGCTTCTACAACGAAGTGCTGAAGTAGCCGTGCCCGGCGCAGGCCATCAGGCTTGAATATTCAAAGCCCCGGAATCGCACACGATCCCGGGGCTTTTTGCAGGTTGTGAAAATCTGAAACCGTTTCAGACGGCGGGCATCAGCCGTGGCGGCCCTTGAACGTTAGTTCCGCGATCCCGCTCTTGTCGAGTTCGCCAAGGCCAAGGTCCACCATCTTGCGATACTGGGCCGTCGTGGCGTCATTGAGCGGGAGGTTGAGCCCCACTTCCTTGCCCATGGCACCCGCTATTCCGCTGTCCTTGGCGGCGTGGGCGGCGCTGAACCAGCAGTCATGGGATCGGTCGGCCATGTCCCCACCATCGGTCTCAAGCACCCGGGAGTTGGCCCCCGTCTGGGAAAACACCTCACGGACCATGTCCAGATCGTGCCCCAAGGCGGCAGCCAGACCCAGGCCTTCCGCCAGACCGGCGGTGTTGATGTTCATCACCATGTTCACCAGCACCTTCACCTCGGCCGCACGGCCGGGGCCGCCAATGAAGCGACGGTTCACGCTCATGTCTTCGATGATGGCCAGCACCTTGTTGTAGGTTGCCTCGTCACCTGCCAGCATGAGATAGAGCTTGCCTTCACGTGCGTGACTGATGCTGGAGGCCATGCTGGCTTCCAGTGAGCTTGCGCCTGCCTTCTTCGCAGCATCATACACCTCGCGATGGATGGCTGGCGAGACGGTGGCACAGTTGATGAAAATCTTCCCGGACGCGCCCTTCAGGAGGTTGTCACCCTCGCCAAAGAAGATCGTCCGCATGGACTCGTCATTGGTGACCACGGTGAAAATGACATCGGCGGCAGCCGTCACCCCGGCCAGTGTTTCAGCGTGATGGCACCCCACTTCCTTGGCGAGTGCGCTGGCACCCTCCTTGTAGGTATCATACACAGCGGTGACGTTGTAGCCGCAATCCATGAGGCGGCGCACCATGTTGGCGCCCATACGGCCAACTCCGACAAACGCAATGGTAGGTGACATAAAGAATTTAGGACGGTTGTGAACCGGAAAGACGGAAGGAAAGATGACGACGCAGCCCGGATTCTTAATCCGAGGGCACTGGATGCGGGGCGCGCTTGTACTCGGGATAGAACGGATTGTGCTGACGCTCCTCGCCCACGGTCGTCATCGGGCCGTGACCAGGGCACACCACTGTGTTCTCCGGCAGGGTGAAGATGGCCTCCCGGTTGGTCTTGAGCGCATCCGCATAGGACACCGCTCCGCCGCCCATGGAGCTGGCGAAGAGGGCGTCTCCCACGATCGCGATGGGACGCGCCAGCCCGTGGATCACGTACGTGGTGCCGCCTTTGGAGTGTCCCGTGGTCTGGCGGGTCTCGATCCGGAGATTGCCAATGGTGAATTCCTTGCCGATGGCGAACAGGGTGGCCCCTTCCCAGGGTTCCTTTTCGCATGCATAGAGAGGCTGTTTGCCCTTGCGCAGCGTGGCGATGTCCGCCACGTGGTCGGGGTGGGTATGGGTGAGGAAGACGGCCTCAAGTCGCACGCCCAGCGCGCGAGCCATATCAGCCATGTCGCTGGCGTCGGCACCGCTGTCAAAGGCGGCTCCTGCCTTGGTCGTGGTGTCCCAGACCAGGTAGGCATTCACCGTCATGTCATCGAATGTCGTGTTAAACTGGCGCAAGCCATTGATCTCCAGGGGATGTGGGCGCCAGGTTTTGCGCGCCATGACCACCAGGGTCGGGCCGTGCAACTTCAGCACTGGGGCGATCTTCTCCAGGACGTCTTCGTCCACCGACCCAGATTTGACTGATTCCAGAAGCTGGG contains these protein-coding regions:
- a CDS encoding NAD(P)-dependent oxidoreductase; this translates as MSPTIAFVGVGRMGANMVRRLMDCGYNVTAVYDTYKEGASALAKEVGCHHAETLAGVTAAADVIFTVVTNDESMRTIFFGEGDNLLKGASGKIFINCATVSPAIHREVYDAAKKAGASSLEASMASSISHAREGKLYLMLAGDEATYNKVLAIIEDMSVNRRFIGGPGRAAEVKVLVNMVMNINTAGLAEGLGLAAALGHDLDMVREVFSQTGANSRVLETDGGDMADRSHDCWFSAAHAAKDSGIAGAMGKEVGLNLPLNDATTAQYRKMVDLGLGELDKSGIAELTFKGRHG
- a CDS encoding MBL fold metallo-hydrolase gives rise to the protein MLLPLEDLYTDVIAKAQRGLGINDQELASQAGVDPQLLESVKSGSVDEDVLEKIAPVLKLHGPTLVVMARKTWRPHPLEINGLRQFNTTFDDMTVNAYLVWDTTTKAGAAFDSGADASDMADMARALGVRLEAVFLTHTHPDHVADIATLRKGKQPLYACEKEPWEGATLFAIGKEFTIGNLRIETRQTTGHSKGGTTYVIHGLARPIAIVGDALFASSMGGGAVSYADALKTNREAIFTLPENTVVCPGHGPMTTVGEERQHNPFYPEYKRAPHPVPSD